One Solanum pennellii chromosome 10, SPENNV200 genomic region harbors:
- the LOC107001209 gene encoding uncharacterized protein LOC107001209, producing the protein MPPHRANSRNAILRNADADPAVPYQEVSNAKFRNTIQMMAQSVANQNNRVQAPLMLMVTGNDRVELASYQLKDVAHIWAQMNKLLHGVSDLAKTKCRNAMLLEDMNIARLMSHAQQVEDDKLREQTKENKKDSTRNHEYSQKKSGGGNRSPSEQKFSASTPSSATVLSSKNMYDQKFRTP; encoded by the exons ATGCCTCCTCATAGAGCTAACTCCAGGAATGCGATTTTGAGGAATGCAGATGCAGATCCTGCAGTCCCATatcaggaagtctccaatgctaaATTCAGGAACACCATTCAGATGATGGCTCAGAGTGTGgccaaccagaacaatcgggttcaaGCTCCTTTGATGTTAATG GTCACcgggaatgatcgggttgagttggctTCATACCAGCTaaaagatgttgctcatatctg ggctcagatgaataagttatTGCATGGAGTGTCAGATTTGGCGAAAACGAagtgcagaaatgctatgttactggAAGATATGAACATCGCTAGGCTTATGAGTCATGCTCAACAGGTTGAGgatgataagcttagggaacagactaaggagaataagaaggatAGTACTCGGAACCATGAATATTCTCAAaagaaatcgggtggtggaaatcgctcgccGAGTGAGCAGAAGTTTTCAGCTTCAACCCCTTCTTCAGCTACTGTTCTATCCTCCAAGAACATGTATGACCAGAAGTTTAGAACACCATGa